The Primulina huaijiensis isolate GDHJ02 chromosome 17, ASM1229523v2, whole genome shotgun sequence genome window below encodes:
- the LOC140962534 gene encoding probable aspartic proteinase GIP2, with amino-acid sequence MGSHGYSFLVLLAILVSSVNAQNGLHLPVRKDSKTLQYYTTLQMGSNRADINAVIDLGGDFLWFGCDNYASNSYSPILCDSSKCELAKGSGCIVECNGSGPRPGCTNNTCGSSNFNQFQGVLAGEGFYEDTLYTRDNVHVSKFIFSCMSNDYIQGLASGAIGMVGLSKTQISLHKQVTGKLNLPDKFSLCLPSSGLGKLSIGDVSSSSKSDVSHLLKTTPLIVNPVSTSPIFIAGEQSVEYFIDVKSIRVNGETLSVKDSYFAIDKDGNGGTKISTLQNYTALHPSIYKPLARAFVKAASDMKIKSVAAVAPFRACFSSSSISKDAAGPVVPTIDLVLPGTDAYWRINGANSMVEIDQKTTCLGFVEGESRPKPQTAWPTTSIIIGTHQLEENLLVFDLVSSQLQFSSSLLSDGKSCSRV; translated from the coding sequence ATGGGTTCTCACGGTTACTCATTTCTTGTCTTGCTCGCCATTCTCGTTTCTTCTGTTAATGCTCAAAATGGCCTACACCTTCCCGTTCGGAAGGACTCGAAAACGCTGCAATACTACACCACCCTCCAGATGGGCAGCAACCGTGCCGATATAAACGCAGTCATCGACCTAGGGGGCGACTTTTTGTGGTTCGGCTGCGACAATTACGCCTCGAACTCGTATTCACCGATCCTTTGTGACTCGAGCAAATGCGAGCTTGCCAAGGGGTCGGGATGCATCGTGGAGTGCAACGGTTCCGGCCCACGCCCCGGATGCACTAACAACACATGTGGCTCTTCCAATTTCAACCAATTCCAAGGTGTGCTAGCTGGAGAAGGATTCTATGAGGACACATTGTATACTAGAGATAATGTACACGTGTCTAAATTCATTTTCTCTTGCATGAGCAACGATTATATTCAGGGCCTGGCCAGTGGCGCTATTGGCATGGTAGGTCTCTCCAAAACTCAAATTTCTTTGCATAAACAAGTGACAGGGAAGCTGAATTTGCCTGATAAGTTCTCTCTTTGCCTCCCCTCGTCGGGATTGGGTAAGTTGTCGATCGGGGACGTCTCCTCGTCGAGTAAATCGGACGTATCCCATTTGCTTAAGACTACTCCTCTGATCGTAAACCCTGTCAGCACTTCACCAATTTTCATCGCCGGCGAGCAGTCGGTGGAGTATTTTATCGATGTGAAATCCATTAGGGTCAATGGAGAAACCCTGTCCGTAAAGGATTCTTACTTCGCCATCGACAAAGATGGCAATGGTGGCACTAAAATCAGCACATTACAAAACTACACCGCCCTTCACCCGTCCATTTACAAACCCTTGGCTCGTGCTTTCGTTAAAGCGGCCTCCGACATGAAGATCAAAAGCGTGGCTGCTGTGGCGCCGTTCAGGGCTTGTTTCAGCTCGAGCTCGATTTCTAAGGACGCAGCAGGGCCTGTGGTGCCTACCATTGATCTGGTTTTGCCTGGAACTGATGCATATTGGAGGATCAATGGAGCAAATTCAATGGTTGAAATCGATCAGAAAACAACGTGCCTTGGATTTGTGGAAGGCGAGTCAAGGCCAAAGCCTCAAACTGCGTGGCCGACGACTTCGATCATTATAGGAACTCATCAATTGGAGGAGAATTTGCTGGTGTTCGATTTGGTTTCCTCACAGCTTCAGTTCAGTTCTTCTCTTCTGTCCGATGGCAAAAGCTGCTCCCGCGTTTGA